One genomic segment of Lampris incognitus isolate fLamInc1 chromosome 2, fLamInc1.hap2, whole genome shotgun sequence includes these proteins:
- the klhdc7a gene encoding kelch domain-containing protein 7A — protein MPIVELLGVQFDMQLLLKLSLSMAAVLLVSWAYRFYSSRDARKLQLHSKDRPHRQSEELEELAEACQNISPNNDTNSGDQQRRSSITDDDSQMPDSGSGQSAEEDSHQTEIAENKPNMDQDISTEGEILSQREQAELNISNISFGSALNLPSARDGGMVSPTGRRSPCFLQRIEGSMGIGRVLRQDLECQGAYSSFLSKAEIKVEDASLVLEETGNQIVRGKIYDYYVESSSHSIRDSNPMVGQHQGKSSSSQMVEFGGHGSSLKDLPSTLTPIIMHDLVLPQRAVEEPSTLVSPKIKSPTGPILLRKESYLYAAEYSELPTPFPTSIPSHLNHTWASPCEKPISASSLITPTSDGKGLNVWEEPTLENLAGAPFLHLPAEKQESKDLEGLKGKLDLGNCIEVLGLAKKHCQSSLQQAVLQVMSDNYFQVLRDPSLFGRLMASEREQIQRQRMRGRRFVVVADMDPQDWVRNTGGQKIEIEQRRTSSTLYYFDDHKDAWHPLCPIPLEVISKACAMCTMDNYLFVAVGCQSTEREMIPSKQVFCFNPATSIWKEISPMNDARPHCKLVALQGYVYAIGGECLSTVERYNPQTDRWTFVAPLPNDTFAVAHRATVCNGEIFVCGGSLRYTLLRYNPKTNMWRASLVVGSKNRSTDMVAVKSFLYRFDINPMLGISVYRYHTVARLWYECSTKHLLHCPAFQCVVMQDTIYCISRQFTLRFMADEISPTFIADDLSVLSEAKGILFPFVLSLPDKKPLQTSV, from the coding sequence ATGCCCATAGTGGAACTGTTGGGTGTCCAATTCGACATGCAGCTGCTGTTGAAGCTGAGTCTCTCCATGGCAGCTGTGCTTCTGGTCTCTTGGGCTTACAGGTTTTACAGTTCAAGGGATGCACGGAAACTTCAGCTCCATAGTAAAGACAGGCCACACCGGCAGAGTGAAGAACTTGAAGAACTGGCAGAGGCCTGCCAGAATATCTCACCCAATAATGATACGAACAGCGGAGACCAGCAACGAAGGTCCAGCATCACTGATGACGACAGCCAGATGCCTGACAGCGGCAGTGGCCAGTCAGCTGAAGAAGATTCACACCAGACTGAAATAGCTGAGAACAAACCCAACATGGACCAAGACATTAGCACAGAGGGAGAGATACTATCTCAGAGGGAGCAGGCAGAGCTTAACATCAGTAATATTTCATTTGGATCTGCTTTGAACCTTCCTAGCGCTAGAGATGGTGGGATGGTCAGTCCAACAGGGCGCCGCTCCCCTTGCTTTCTACAGAGGATAGAGGGCAGTATGGGTATCGGCCGGGTGTTAAGGCAGGACCTGGAGTGCCAGGGGGCCTACTCCAGCTTCCTCTCTAAAGCTGAGATCAAAGTGGAGGATGCCAGCCTGGTGTTGGAAGAAACAGGTAACCAGATTGTGCGTGGAAAGatatatgattactatgtggAGTCTTCTTCTCACTCAATTAGAGACTCGAACCCCATGGTGGGACAGCATCAGGGGAAATCATCCAGCTCACAGATGGTGGAGTTTGGAGGCCACGGCAGCAGCCTCAAGGACCTTCCTTCCACGTTGACCCCCATCATTATGCACGATCTGGTTCTACCACAAAGGGCTGTTGAGGAACCCTCCACATTAGTGAGTCCCAAGATAAAGTCCCCTACAGGGCCAATTCTCCTGCGCAAGGAGAGCTACCTCTATGCAGCAGAGTACTCTGAGCTCCCCACCCCCTTTCCAACTTCAATACCTTCGCACCTGAATCACACCTGGGCCTCCCCCTGTGAGAAGCCCATTTCTGCCAGCTCCTTGATCACTCCCACTTCAGATGGCAAAGGCCTCAACGTGTGGGAGGAGCCAACACTCGAGAATTTAGCAGGGGCTCCATTTTTACACCTACCAGCAGAAAAACAAGAAAGCAAAGATTTGGAGGGTCTTAAGGGTAAGCTTGACTTGGGGAACTGCATAGAAGTGCTTGGCCTGGCTAAAAAACATTGCCAGTCCTCCCTACAGCAGGCAGTCCTGCAAGTAATGTCAGACAACTACTTCCAGGTGCTCAGGGACCCCAGTCTATTTGGCAGGCTAATGGCAAGTGAGCGAGAGCAAATCcagagacagagaatgagaggACGGAGATTTGTAGTCGTGGCTGACATGGACCCGCAGGATTGGGTGAGGAACACGGGAGGGCAGAAAATAGAGATAGAGCAGAGGAGGACATCCAGCACGCTGTACTATTTTGATGATCACAAAGACGCCTGGCACCCACTCTGCCCAATCCCACTGGAGGTCATCTCTAAAGCCTGTGCCATGTGCACAATGGACAACTACTTATTTGTGGCAGTAGGCTGCcagagcacagagagagagatgataccTTCAAAGCAAGTGTTCTGCTTCAATCCTGCAACATCCATTTGGAAGGAGATCAGTCCCATGAATGATGCAAGGCCCCACTGCAAACTGGTAGCTTTGCAGGGCTATGTCTATGCCATTGGGGGGGAGTGCCTGTCTACGGTGGAGCGTTacaacccacagacagacagatggactttTGTGGCACCACTGCCCAATGATACTTTCGCCGTGGCTCATCGTGCCACAGTGTGCAATGGGGAGATCTTTGTGTGTGGGGGAAGCCTTAGATATACACTTCTGCGCTACAACCCGAAAACTAACATGTGGAGAGCAAGCTTGGTCGTAGGCAGCAAAAACAGAAGCACAGACATGGTGGCTGTGAAGAGCTTTCTGTATCGGTTTGACATCAACCCAATGCTGGGCATCAGCGTGTACCGGTACCATACGGTGGCTCGCCTGTGGTATGAGTGCAGCACCAAACACCTACTCCACTGCCCCGCCTTCCAATGTGTTGTGATGCAGGACACCATCTACTGCATCAGTCGCCAGTTTACCTTGAGGTTCATGGCTGATGAGATCTCCCCGACTTTCATAGCCGATGATTTGAGTGTCCTCTCGGAGGCAAAGGGCATTCTATTCCCTTTTGTCCTCTCTCTCCCTGATAAGAAGCCTCTCCAGACCAGTGTCTAA
- the cfap107 gene encoding cilia- and flagella-associated protein 107 — protein sequence MKNDKWTQPGWKIEQKYSNKVLVGNWLDERLQFTREPTTANSTSRVDYRPHWDFKPDVSVRRATFRRAEGLPSKLIFGHHDTPSSHYLVSLYDESFGHRHNCALPPLRTWHPCSRAWQPERSDYQIPAPPTNFGLLESKKHCLEKEQSHPPPISVYRSEYQSYPLSALCQDRFARTPCMFSSYRHVANHNNKDLDVRQHVLLQVPHCRSDHLPPLPQA from the exons ATGAAGAATGACAAATGGACCCAACCTGGCTGGAAAATAGAGCAGAAATATTCAAACAAAGTCCTTGTAGGGAACTGGCTGGATGAACGACTACAG TTCACCCGAGAGCCAACAACAGCCAACAGCACCAGCCGTGTGGACTACCGGCCCCACTGGGACTTCAAGCCAGACGTTTCTGTGAGACGAGCCACCTTTCGGAGAGCTGAG GGACTGCCTTCAAAACTGATTTTTGGCCACCATGACACCCCATCCTCCCATTACTTGGTCTCCCTGTACGATGAAAGCTTTGGGCATAGACACAACTGTGCATTGCCCCCTCTTCGCACTTGGCACCCATGTAGCCGAGCATGGCAACCGGAGAGGTCTGACTACCAAATTCCTG CCCCTCCAACCAACTTTGGTTTgctagagtccaagaaacactgTTTGGAAAAGGAGCAGTCACACCCCCCACCAATAAGTGTGTACAGGTCAGAGTACCAAAGCTACCCATTAAGTGCCCTGTGCCAGGACCGCTTTGCCAGAACGCCATGCATGTTCTCCAGCTACCGCCATGTTGCCAACCACAACAACAAGGACTTGGATGTGAGACAGCATGTGTTGCTACAGGTCCCACACTGCCGTTCCGACCATCTTCCACCATTACCACAGGCCTAG